One genomic segment of Francisella persica ATCC VR-331 includes these proteins:
- a CDS encoding superoxide dismutase, whose product MKFELPKLPYNVDALEPTISKETIEYHYGKHHQTYVNNLNNLVEGTEHAGRNLEEIIKNSSGGIFNNAAQVFNHTFYWNCLTPNKTEASSQLKAALIEACGSVENFKEQFSKAAISIFGSGWAWLVKNTDSKLEIVTTSNAGCPLTENKKPLLTFDVWEHAYYIDYRNARPKYVEALWDIVNWEFVSEQFAN is encoded by the coding sequence ATGAAATTTGAATTACCAAAACTACCTTACAATGTTGACGCATTAGAACCAACAATATCAAAAGAAACTATAGAGTATCACTATGGCAAACATCATCAGACATATGTAAATAACCTGAATAATTTAGTTGAGGGCACTGAGCATGCTGGCAGAAACCTAGAAGAAATCATAAAGAATTCTTCTGGTGGTATATTTAATAATGCTGCTCAAGTTTTCAATCATACTTTCTATTGGAATTGTTTGACTCCTAACAAAACCGAGGCTTCTAGTCAGCTAAAAGCAGCGCTAATTGAGGCATGTGGTTCTGTAGAAAATTTTAAAGAGCAATTCTCAAAAGCAGCTATCTCAATATTTGGTTCTGGTTGGGCTTGGTTAGTAAAAAATACTGACAGTAAGCTTGAAATTGTAACGACAAGTAATGCAGGTTGTCCATTAACAGAGAACAAAAAACCATTATTAACATTTGATGTTTGGGAGCATGCTTACTATATCGATTATCGTAATGCTAGACCTAAGTATGTTGAAGCGTTATGGGATATCGTAAACTGGGAATTTGTTTCTGAGCAATTTGCCAATTAG